In Bubalus bubalis isolate 160015118507 breed Murrah chromosome 3, NDDB_SH_1, whole genome shotgun sequence, a genomic segment contains:
- the LOC112583689 gene encoding syncytin-1, whose translation MSLSPSPHIAVPLPSTWLSQGNCTSPPQQKTTQLTGPVSDHVLLSASSNLTCINYSSPNYTGLTNSAPCSCSTWVLWNSTNNCTNPGIFILCGTYAYSCLPLDPLGPCILVFLTPGLTFLREEIEQIVYPQGELSHRKRRAVVAPLLIGTGTAAALGTGTGGISTSAHFYYKLSQELNEDMEQVVESFVLVQRQINSLVSVALQNGRALDLLTAEKGGSCLFLGEDCCYFVNETGIVQGRVKELRDRIECRRKELQNLYTPQNLFQLALPWLLPFLGPLVLIILFLLFGPCLFNLFQRFLQE comes from the coding sequence ATGTCACTGTCTCCCTCACCGCACATAGCAGTTCCCTTACCCTCAACCTGGTTGTCACAGGGCAACTGTACCTCCCCTCCCCAACAAAAAACTACACAACTCACTGGGCCAGTCTCTGACCATGTCCTTCTCTCAGCCTCTTCAAACCTAACCTGTATTAACTACTCTAGTCCCAACTACACTGGTCTTACAAACTCCGCTCCCTGCTCCTGTTCCACTTGGGTTCTCTGGAACAGCACAAATAATTGCACCAACCCGGGAATCTTCATTCTCTGTGGGACCTACGCATATTCATGTCTCCCCCTTGACCCCCTTGGACCTTGCATCTTGGTGTTCCTGACCCCAGGTCTAACATTCCTCAGAGAAGAGATAGAACAAATAGTCTACCCCCAAGGGGAACTTTCCCACAGGAAAAGACGAGCTGTCGTAGCCCCCCTCCTGATTGGGACCGGCACAGCAGCAGCCCTAGGCACCGGGACCGGGGGCATCTCGACCTCGGCCCATTTCTACTACAAGCTGTCCCAAGAACTCAATGAGGATATGGAGCAGGTAGTGGAGTCCTTCGTTTTGGTCCAAAGACAAATTAACTCATTAGTTTCTGTGGCCCTACAAAATGGGCGAGCCCTGGACCTTCTCACCGCGGAAAAGGGAGGGAGCTGCCTTTTCCTAGGAGAGGACTGCTGCTATTTTGTTAATGAAACGGGCATAGTCCAGGGCAGAGTCAAAGAACTTAGAGACAGAATCGAATGCCGAAGAAAAGAGTTACAAAACCTTTACACTCCCCAAAACCTGTTCCAACTGGCCCTCCCTTGGTTGCTCCCTTTCTTGGGACCATTGGTACTTATCATTTTATTCCTCTTATTTGGACCTTGTCTCTTCAATCTCTTTCAAAGGTTTCTCCAAGAATGA